The following are from one region of the Endozoicomonas sp. 4G genome:
- the traC gene encoding type IV secretion system protein TraC has protein sequence MFAKRPVPAPEPQQFSDSLITTRAFDPDSHVFLCDDNHLFFGFLCMTLSGLDNGLDDRLNGLLNQDWPDDTLMQCGLVSSPDLMQTIGQLLALQGHMDNTFSAMLDQNIRQLQAGVHQTMTNEQKLRRGILWMTVKVPIRQLSPSDEDLLRVKRLRQTFAGGIETANLASIPMSHHEWLRLCMILVNHPEQGRWALSQITAASDLALNEQVFDPDTPLEVHPDHLVFGTGQKQRFVKVLVAKQLPPFAALGLAFNYMGDSQNGHRGIKCYAQIHVLLHFPPVRQLQTSLNNRQRIAIQQSSSPITRFEPRLMERKKDFDVLFEALNQGDAPLKLTFTLVLYCDSRKEAEMLSSNASSYYRELGFMLYEDAYFMLPMFLNTLPGNAQKATQNLALHEKTLATRHAVSLLPLFDDWSGHQEALLNLVSRRGQLMNLSLFESNSNYNAIIAATSGAGKTVLVNEVISNILIRGGQCWALDIGEGYKKLCQHFDGLFLDFDQGSEIGMNPFALVHDYEEEGDILLALIIAMVSPREPLTPYQEASLREQIRELWEQEGTNSSIDLLQERLQQHPDERITDLAVQLSAFTSKGEYGRFFCGDNTLDINQSFTVLELRHLDSRKHLQRVVILELIYLIQQIMYFGDVSRRKLVVVDEAWNLMRDTQGAALFIEHGFRRFRRFNGANLMAAQRIEDFYETAAGRAAMDNSATQFLLKQQLSTINELEKQQRLPLSPEGYKLLKTVHTVEGKYSEALVLTEQGSGIGRLILNPFKKLLYSSHPEDESAIRAYRSRGLSLSDAIMQVLNDRNAV, from the coding sequence ATGTTTGCCAAGCGTCCAGTACCTGCACCGGAACCCCAGCAATTTTCAGACTCGCTGATCACCACAAGGGCCTTTGACCCCGACAGCCATGTGTTTCTATGCGACGACAATCACCTGTTTTTCGGATTTCTCTGCATGACACTCAGCGGACTGGATAATGGGCTGGATGATCGTTTGAATGGTCTGCTCAATCAGGACTGGCCCGACGATACCCTGATGCAGTGTGGCCTGGTATCCAGTCCTGATTTAATGCAGACCATTGGACAGCTGCTTGCCCTGCAAGGTCATATGGATAATACCTTTTCCGCCATGCTGGATCAGAATATCCGGCAATTGCAGGCGGGTGTTCACCAAACGATGACCAATGAGCAGAAACTGCGCCGGGGGATTTTATGGATGACGGTTAAAGTCCCCATCCGACAACTGTCGCCTTCAGACGAAGACCTGCTTAGGGTAAAACGGTTACGACAAACCTTTGCCGGCGGTATTGAAACAGCGAATCTGGCCTCCATTCCCATGAGTCACCACGAATGGTTACGGCTTTGTATGATTCTGGTGAATCATCCTGAACAGGGACGCTGGGCTTTGAGTCAGATTACTGCAGCATCGGATTTAGCATTGAATGAGCAGGTGTTTGATCCCGATACGCCGCTGGAAGTCCACCCTGATCACCTGGTATTCGGCACAGGACAAAAACAACGTTTTGTAAAAGTACTGGTTGCTAAGCAGCTGCCGCCCTTTGCTGCTTTGGGTCTGGCTTTTAACTATATGGGCGATAGTCAGAACGGACACCGGGGCATAAAATGCTACGCCCAGATTCATGTGCTGCTGCATTTTCCTCCTGTACGACAGCTACAGACTTCCCTGAATAATCGTCAGCGCATTGCCATCCAGCAATCATCCAGCCCGATTACCCGCTTCGAACCACGGTTAATGGAACGCAAGAAAGATTTTGATGTGCTGTTTGAAGCATTGAACCAGGGTGATGCGCCCCTGAAGCTGACTTTTACACTGGTACTCTACTGCGACTCACGAAAAGAAGCGGAAATGTTGTCATCCAATGCCAGCAGTTATTACCGGGAACTGGGTTTTATGCTCTACGAAGATGCCTATTTTATGCTGCCAATGTTTCTCAACACCCTGCCCGGTAACGCCCAAAAAGCTACCCAGAACCTTGCCCTGCATGAAAAGACACTGGCTACCCGTCATGCGGTGTCGCTGTTGCCGCTGTTCGATGACTGGTCAGGACATCAGGAAGCGTTGCTAAATCTGGTCTCCCGCCGTGGACAACTGATGAACCTGTCGTTATTCGAGTCCAACAGCAACTACAACGCCATTATCGCCGCCACTTCCGGCGCAGGAAAAACCGTTCTGGTCAACGAAGTCATCAGCAATATTCTAATCCGTGGTGGCCAGTGTTGGGCACTGGACATTGGCGAGGGTTACAAAAAACTGTGCCAGCATTTTGATGGTTTGTTTCTCGACTTTGACCAGGGCAGTGAGATCGGTATGAATCCGTTTGCCCTGGTTCATGATTACGAAGAAGAAGGCGATATTCTGCTGGCACTGATCATCGCCATGGTGTCTCCACGGGAGCCATTGACCCCTTATCAGGAAGCCAGTTTGCGTGAACAGATTCGGGAACTCTGGGAACAGGAAGGTACCAATAGCTCCATTGATCTGTTACAGGAGCGACTACAGCAACACCCGGATGAGCGCATAACCGATCTGGCCGTACAGCTGAGTGCCTTTACTTCCAAAGGCGAATACGGTCGTTTTTTCTGCGGAGACAATACGCTGGATATCAATCAGTCGTTTACCGTGCTTGAACTCCGGCACCTGGACAGCCGCAAACATTTGCAACGGGTGGTGATTCTGGAGCTGATCTACCTGATCCAGCAGATTATGTACTTTGGCGATGTCAGTCGCCGAAAGTTGGTAGTGGTTGATGAAGCCTGGAACCTGATGCGGGACACCCAGGGAGCTGCGCTATTTATCGAACATGGTTTCCGCCGCTTTCGGCGATTTAATGGGGCCAACCTGATGGCCGCACAGCGGATCGAAGACTTTTACGAAACTGCTGCCGGGCGGGCTGCAATGGATAACAGCGCCACTCAGTTTTTGCTCAAGCAACAGCTGTCCACTATCAATGAATTAGAAAAGCAGCAACGCTTACCCTTGTCACCAGAAGGTTACAAACTGCTGAAAACCGTGCATACCGTTGAAGGCAAGTATTCAGAAGCACTGGTGCTCACAGAACAGGGATCCGGAATTGGTCGTTTGATTCTGAATCCCTTTAAAAAGCTACTCTATTCCAGTCACCCTGAAGACGAAAGTGCGATCCGGGCTTATCGATCTCGAGGGCTTTCCCTGAGCGATGCCATTATGCAGGTACTGAACGACAGGAATGCTGTATGA
- a CDS encoding 3'-5' exonuclease, with translation MTIYVDTETTGLSAEDEIVEIAIINDRGEALLNTLVRPTYHDCWPEAQAIHGVSPKAVAHAPTYDELRARVRTLFQDQEVVIYNRAYDSQYLSTELGAAKIVRCCMLLFAEHFGEWNTWYGDYKWQNLNKASQYVLHKWEGKAHRALSDTLATRAVWHYLTRPEVRQRIDELKHV, from the coding sequence ATGACTATCTACGTTGACACTGAAACCACCGGCCTCAGCGCAGAAGATGAGATTGTTGAAATAGCCATTATCAATGATCGTGGTGAAGCCCTGCTGAACACGCTGGTCAGACCAACCTACCACGATTGCTGGCCGGAAGCTCAGGCGATTCACGGAGTCAGCCCGAAAGCAGTGGCTCATGCGCCTACTTATGATGAGCTACGGGCCAGAGTCCGGACCCTGTTTCAGGATCAGGAAGTGGTGATCTACAACAGGGCATACGACAGCCAATACCTGAGCACAGAACTGGGAGCAGCGAAAATCGTTCGGTGTTGCATGCTGCTGTTTGCTGAGCACTTTGGTGAATGGAATACCTGGTATGGCGATTACAAATGGCAGAATCTCAACAAAGCCAGTCAGTATGTGCTGCACAAATGGGAAGGCAAAGCGCATCGGGCCCTGTCCGATACTTTGGCAACACGAGCGGTCTGGCATTACTTAACCCGCCCTGAGGTTCGCCAGCGGATTGATGAACTGAAACACGTATGA